A stretch of the Mesorhizobium shangrilense genome encodes the following:
- a CDS encoding Ulp1 family isopeptidase gives MDGSHFSPLQLSPFAPQEFAQQDADLRAQQQAGQQTGNASTQVRFERWLDELQLSSSDKGSAEAGSPDASPVERGGAIRSGDLGGLIGGPQRGGLFDSAGHSIDIPRAHLGGSTQVPSRSNLFSSTRYTSPSDVRPIMQTKDGENLGLWSRIKSGIGKAFRGCSEKSFGGSTSDTVISSKLRMDFAKRGREIEPYREDEELISMFRGAAVRDRLDPRNAANTASHLRGFSAYLHLRGWPPIAGRLNDESLDADAARYAEINQEIRSALRKLRAADAGQPVTDIRRRTMNLGLHPEDADFLERFKASARQLNIPEGTIKANISHVKKFAKWLCEKNKASMHSRLHEESLSSDVLQYKNHGGDPEDRLVSALTNLRRSAPGSEEIEQLGPGPHCMGRQALDPYPDDARLIKDATMQAVHDLGPGTTAKQRMPFNDQASRFRRFSDWLKREAKGNIFDRINGSQQHKEVLNQDLRDFQKYLGTRRGINLSFLRNYLQVVEPNAERPGSPVGGAWQPDSPQRPADSTSIWSLPSVPSDFDFPELPAPSGRAPSDIYGSLESLVHLNASTPHELRDDARSAPAPDVAAPSSSIRAATGYTGLGSLIGPGGRHTLDPYPDDARLIKDATTQALHDLGPGATAKQRTPFNDQASRFRRFSEWLKMKGRGNIVDRINGSQQQQEVLKQDMREFQKDLGTRRGINLTFLRNYLQVVEANAALELQARELLASPAGRAWQPDSSRGPADSTPTWSLPSLPSDFDFPELPSSSARAPAGTYSGLGTLSGIGSMVDLNAPTPHELRDDAHFAPAPDIAAPLSSAGAPAGTYSGLESLSGIGSMTDLNAPTPHELRDDAHFAPAPDVAAPSSSARAPAGTYSGLESLSGVGSIIDLNAPTPDELRDDAHFAPAPDIAAPLSSARAPAGTYSGLESLSGIGSMVDLNASTPHELRDDAHSTLPYVPPSSVGPSARAPDLLDVGEIVGEHWRHGSQLASELLSYILESYGLLPTRFGKATTFTIHGEVYAAKLEEADGRVHLIHHRVGPPTDGGGLLRLGDEQWLGDEHIAAGYNLLHDELHPELAARTRLVDPLVAHHLRLAAGADWLRAFRSIVHDRRGGSDTADYLFLPVNDASAADPHRRGMHWSLLLVDRSDRENPIAYHYDSYRPFHRTIAEEFAARLGADLQPVGMAQQQNGYDCGVFVLDGTRELARRLGEEPQPQRSLANLVTDRRALQERLSRI, from the coding sequence ATGGATGGTTCTCATTTCAGCCCGTTGCAGTTGAGCCCCTTCGCTCCACAAGAATTCGCCCAGCAGGACGCCGACCTCCGGGCGCAGCAGCAGGCGGGGCAACAAACCGGCAACGCGAGCACGCAAGTGAGGTTTGAGCGGTGGCTTGATGAGTTGCAGTTGAGTTCCTCCGATAAGGGCTCCGCAGAGGCTGGTTCGCCAGACGCGAGTCCAGTAGAGCGCGGTGGAGCGATTCGGAGCGGGGACCTCGGCGGTTTGATCGGGGGGCCGCAGCGGGGCGGCCTGTTCGACAGCGCAGGTCACAGCATAGACATCCCTCGCGCCCACCTCGGCGGTTCAACTCAGGTGCCGTCGCGGTCCAACCTGTTCAGCAGCACGCGCTACACCTCGCCGTCTGACGTGCGACCCATAATGCAGACGAAGGATGGCGAAAATCTTGGACTGTGGTCGCGCATTAAGTCAGGGATCGGGAAAGCGTTCCGAGGTTGCAGCGAAAAATCATTCGGCGGCTCAACGTCGGACACGGTCATTTCTTCAAAGCTTCGCATGGATTTCGCCAAGCGCGGCCGCGAGATCGAGCCCTACAGGGAAGACGAAGAACTCATTTCCATGTTCAGGGGCGCAGCCGTGCGCGACCGCCTGGACCCCCGTAATGCCGCGAATACGGCAAGCCATCTTCGCGGCTTCAGTGCCTATCTTCACCTGAGGGGCTGGCCGCCGATAGCCGGCCGGCTTAACGACGAGTCGTTGGATGCCGATGCCGCGCGTTATGCGGAGATTAATCAGGAAATCAGGAGCGCATTGAGAAAGTTGCGGGCAGCCGATGCCGGACAACCGGTGACAGATATCCGACGTCGCACTATGAATTTGGGTCTTCATCCCGAAGACGCGGACTTCCTGGAGAGGTTCAAGGCTTCAGCCAGGCAGCTCAACATTCCCGAAGGGACCATCAAAGCTAATATCTCCCATGTTAAGAAATTCGCTAAGTGGCTCTGTGAAAAGAACAAAGCGTCAATGCATTCTCGGCTTCACGAGGAATCGCTAAGCAGCGATGTTCTGCAGTACAAGAACCACGGCGGTGACCCTGAGGACCGCCTCGTGTCGGCGCTGACTAATCTCCGAAGGAGTGCGCCTGGAAGTGAAGAAATCGAACAACTCGGACCTGGACCCCATTGCATGGGACGCCAGGCCCTGGATCCTTATCCCGATGATGCCCGCCTCATCAAAGACGCGACCATGCAAGCCGTGCACGACCTTGGACCCGGGACGACCGCGAAGCAGAGGATGCCCTTCAACGACCAGGCCAGCCGTTTTCGCAGGTTCAGTGACTGGCTCAAAAGGGAGGCCAAGGGGAACATATTTGACCGGATTAATGGCAGTCAGCAGCACAAAGAAGTGTTAAACCAAGATCTTCGGGATTTCCAGAAGTACCTTGGAACAAGGCGTGGCATCAATTTGTCGTTTCTTCGGAACTACCTACAAGTCGTCGAGCCCAACGCTGAGCGGCCGGGTTCGCCGGTCGGGGGTGCTTGGCAGCCCGATTCGCCGCAGAGGCCGGCCGATTCCACCTCCATATGGTCGTTGCCGTCGGTGCCATCGGATTTCGATTTCCCCGAGCTGCCAGCGCCGTCTGGCAGGGCTCCATCAGACATCTATGGCAGTCTTGAGTCACTGGTTCATCTGAATGCATCCACACCGCATGAGTTGCGTGACGATGCTCGCTCTGCGCCAGCGCCGGACGTTGCCGCACCATCGTCATCTATCAGGGCTGCAACAGGTTACACCGGTCTTGGATCATTGATCGGACCGGGGGGACGCCATACCCTGGATCCTTATCCCGACGATGCCCGCTTAATCAAAGACGCGACCACGCAAGCCCTGCACGACCTTGGACCCGGGGCGACCGCGAAGCAGAGGACGCCCTTCAACGACCAGGCTAGCCGTTTTCGCAGGTTCAGTGAGTGGCTCAAAATGAAAGGGAGGGGGAACATAGTTGACCGGATAAATGGCAGCCAACAACAGCAAGAAGTGCTAAAGCAAGATATGCGTGAATTCCAGAAAGATCTTGGAACAAGGCGTGGCATCAATTTGACGTTTCTTCGGAATTACCTGCAAGTCGTCGAGGCGAACGCGGCGCTGGAGTTGCAAGCCCGTGAGCTGCTGGCTTCGCCCGCCGGGCGCGCTTGGCAGCCCGACTCATCGCGCGGGCCCGCTGATTCGACCCCCACATGGTCGTTGCCGTCGTTGCCCTCGGATTTCGATTTTCCCGAGCTGCCATCGTCGTCTGCCAGGGCTCCGGCAGGTACCTACAGCGGTCTTGGGACATTGAGCGGTATTGGATCAATGGTTGATCTGAATGCGCCCACACCGCATGAGTTGCGTGACGACGCCCACTTTGCGCCGGCGCCGGACATTGCCGCACCATTGTCGTCTGCCGGGGCTCCGGCAGGCACCTACAGCGGTCTTGAGTCATTGAGCGGTATTGGATCAATGACTGATCTGAATGCGCCCACACCGCATGAGTTGCGTGACGACGCTCACTTTGCGCCGGCGCCGGACGTTGCCGCACCATCGTCGTCTGCCAGGGCTCCGGCAGGCACCTACAGCGGTCTTGAGTCATTGAGCGGTGTTGGATCAATCATTGATCTGAATGCGCCCACACCGGATGAGTTGCGTGACGACGCTCACTTTGCGCCGGCGCCGGACATTGCCGCACCATTGTCGTCTGCCAGGGCTCCGGCAGGCACCTACAGCGGTCTTGAGTCATTGAGCGGTATTGGATCAATGGTTGATCTGAATGCGTCCACACCGCATGAGTTGCGCGACGACGCTCACTCTACACTGCCGTACGTCCCGCCGTCGTCTGTTGGGCCATCAGCTCGCGCACCGGATTTACTCGATGTCGGAGAGATCGTCGGCGAGCACTGGCGCCACGGCTCCCAACTGGCCTCGGAGCTTCTGAGCTACATCCTGGAGAGCTACGGTCTCCTGCCGACCCGGTTCGGCAAAGCGACAACTTTCACCATCCACGGTGAGGTCTACGCAGCCAAGCTAGAGGAGGCGGACGGGCGGGTTCATCTCATCCATCATCGAGTTGGGCCGCCGACGGATGGAGGCGGATTATTGAGGCTGGGCGACGAGCAGTGGCTGGGCGACGAGCATATCGCGGCGGGTTACAACCTCCTGCACGACGAGCTGCATCCGGAACTGGCTGCCCGGACGCGACTCGTGGATCCCCTCGTAGCCCATCATCTGCGCTTAGCCGCGGGGGCCGATTGGCTACGCGCATTCCGGAGCATCGTCCATGACCGCCGTGGTGGTAGCGATACAGCCGACTACCTGTTTCTGCCAGTGAACGATGCCAGTGCTGCTGATCCTCATCGCCGCGGCATGCATTGGTCGCTGCTGCTCGTTGATCGCAGCGACCGGGAAAACCCGATCGCCTATCACTACGACTCCTACCGCCCATTCCACCGCACCATCGCAGAAGAGTTCGCGGCAAGGCTGGGCGCCGACCTCCAGCCAGTCGGCATGGCCCAGCAGCAGAACGGTTATGATTGCGGCGTCTTTGTGCTGGATGGCACGCGGGAGCTGGCTCGACGGTTGGGAGAAGAACCGCAGCCACAGCGCAGTCTCGCAAATCTCGTCACCGATCGGCGGGCACTCCAGGAGCGACTCTCGCGAATTTGA
- a CDS encoding LLM class flavin-dependent oxidoreductase, which translates to MTNAFPSALTFGIFDHLDEDGGDIARHYADRLMLAEACDHLGFYAYHLAEHHCTPHGRGPSPNLFLSSVAQRTQRLRVGPLVMLLALYHPLRAFEEICMLDQLSGGRLELGIGRGSFPTELGYFGIGADAAPGQHAEANEILMNAMKGGTLSYQGLHFELNDVPLTLKPHQRPHPPTWIATNRPEPASRAAANGANIACVGPSSSVRRITDAFRAGREHKTEADDRAPFLGLLRMVVIGRSEADAYSLAAPAYERWLKSFKFLYDLNAIPTPPNLPLTFDAAIESELCVAGSAASVRKALLGQLEEAGANYLLCQLAFGDLPLDASLYTATTIQSEIMAQVG; encoded by the coding sequence GTGACAAACGCCTTTCCTTCAGCCCTGACCTTCGGCATCTTCGATCACCTGGACGAGGACGGCGGCGATATCGCCCGACATTACGCGGATCGCCTGATGTTGGCAGAGGCGTGCGATCACCTCGGTTTCTATGCATATCATCTGGCAGAGCATCACTGTACCCCACATGGGAGAGGTCCATCGCCAAATCTGTTCTTATCGAGCGTCGCCCAGCGCACCCAGCGCCTTCGTGTTGGCCCGTTGGTAATGCTACTTGCCCTTTATCATCCGCTGCGAGCATTCGAAGAGATCTGTATGCTTGACCAATTGAGCGGTGGCAGGCTCGAACTCGGTATAGGACGCGGCTCTTTCCCCACCGAATTGGGTTACTTCGGGATTGGTGCGGACGCGGCGCCAGGCCAGCATGCCGAAGCCAACGAGATCCTTATGAATGCGATGAAGGGCGGCACGCTATCTTATCAAGGGCTCCATTTTGAACTGAATGACGTTCCTTTGACGCTAAAACCTCATCAGCGGCCGCATCCGCCGACCTGGATCGCCACCAATCGACCCGAGCCGGCAAGCAGGGCCGCGGCTAATGGCGCAAATATCGCGTGCGTGGGACCTTCCTCTTCTGTTCGCAGAATTACTGATGCCTTCCGCGCCGGTCGCGAGCACAAAACTGAGGCGGACGATCGAGCACCATTTCTTGGATTGCTCCGAATGGTAGTGATTGGGCGTTCTGAAGCAGATGCGTATTCGCTCGCGGCTCCTGCTTACGAACGATGGCTTAAGAGCTTTAAATTCCTTTACGATCTCAATGCCATCCCGACTCCACCAAACCTGCCGCTGACCTTCGATGCAGCAATCGAGAGTGAATTGTGCGTAGCAGGATCGGCAGCTTCCGTGCGAAAAGCTCTGCTTGGTCAGTTGGAAGAGGCAGGTGCCAATTACCTTCTTTGTCAACTGGCATTTGGGGATCTGCCGCTAGATGCTTCCCTATACACGGCAACGACGATTCAATCCGAAATCATGGCTCAAGTCGGCTGA
- the hisC gene encoding histidinol-phosphate transaminase has translation MSDAKLQSVLSSLSEVARQLEALLSGRLATDASCIKLNKNENPFPLPTIIMQSAIAALERQHLYPEDDNISLREAASNAYGVSKDQVIAGNGSSELLGLIYRAFLAPGDSVAMMSPGFSFNGKLAMLQGAQFLEIEWGEALSLPIAELLFGPAKDAKFILLANPNNPTGTFVPVADIERLVDQSDRLIVLDEAYVDFAPDNGLRLIDRYSNLLVLRTFSKSYAAAGIRVGFGFGHPEIIGRLRNIQNVFNMNVIGHAVGISILAHRAAYAENHRHIKHERQRVTLALLQLGFSVIPSHANFLLARVPSGQDGLWWQAALERQKLLVAFFPDNGLQNYIRISIGTKEQMDAFLAAARDISGSLKTPRSRRWAASDSASAPRGR, from the coding sequence ATGTCCGATGCAAAACTGCAAAGTGTGCTTTCGTCTCTTTCGGAAGTGGCGAGACAGTTAGAGGCTCTGCTGTCAGGCAGGCTGGCGACGGATGCAAGTTGCATCAAGCTAAACAAGAATGAGAACCCATTTCCGTTGCCGACAATCATAATGCAAAGCGCGATTGCAGCCCTCGAACGGCAGCATCTATATCCAGAAGACGACAACATCAGCTTGAGGGAAGCAGCCTCCAATGCCTACGGCGTCTCCAAGGATCAGGTGATCGCCGGTAACGGATCGTCTGAACTGCTCGGGCTTATCTACAGAGCTTTCCTTGCCCCAGGCGACAGCGTGGCGATGATGTCGCCAGGGTTTTCGTTCAACGGCAAACTTGCCATGTTGCAGGGCGCTCAATTTCTCGAAATCGAATGGGGCGAAGCTCTTTCCTTGCCAATAGCAGAATTGCTTTTCGGTCCTGCCAAAGACGCCAAGTTCATACTGTTGGCCAATCCGAACAATCCGACCGGAACGTTTGTTCCTGTAGCAGATATCGAACGTCTCGTAGATCAATCAGACCGCTTGATCGTCCTGGATGAAGCCTACGTCGACTTTGCACCAGATAATGGTCTGCGCCTCATCGATCGTTATTCGAACCTTCTGGTCTTAAGAACATTTTCGAAAAGCTATGCCGCCGCAGGCATTCGCGTCGGTTTCGGTTTCGGTCACCCTGAAATTATTGGCAGGCTGCGCAACATCCAGAACGTCTTCAACATGAATGTGATCGGGCATGCGGTTGGTATCAGCATCCTTGCGCATCGCGCCGCCTATGCGGAGAACCACAGACACATCAAGCATGAACGGCAGCGAGTGACCTTGGCGCTGTTGCAACTTGGATTCTCCGTAATACCTTCGCATGCGAATTTCTTGCTCGCCCGTGTACCATCGGGACAGGACGGCTTATGGTGGCAAGCAGCCTTGGAAAGACAAAAGCTCCTTGTTGCCTTCTTTCCTGACAACGGTTTGCAAAATTACATTCGCATCAGCATCGGTACAAAAGAACAGATGGATGCATTTCTTGCGGCCGCGCGAGATATTTCTGGGAGCTTAAAGACGCCAAGGTCCAGACGTTGGGCAGCATCAGACTCTGCTTCCGCGCCACGCGGGCGGTAA
- the nifA gene encoding nif-specific transcriptional activator NifA, translating into MLDSDNTRESEQSAGEAPPCCTSLQDATRASSKPETNNAIPIVPSHESALTEIFEISKVLTAPSRLEVTLAKVVDLLRSFVQMRHGIISLLDGDGELDITVGAGWSESCDERCRMYVPRKAIDQIVTTDTPLVAENIAVHSAFSAADTDGLGASDSIRVSFIGVPIRVDANVVGTLTIDRVLDNRSRSWLDYNLRLLPVIANLVGQTVKLHRSFACDREQSMAEKERPQKQFGELKHPARERKKGFVKGMIGDSPALHSLLEKVAVVAEAKITVLLRGESGTGKELIAKAIHELSPRAKRPFIKLNCAALPETVLESELFGHEKGAFTSAFNSRKGRFELADKGTLFLDEIGEISASFQAKLLRVLQEQEFERVGGNQTIKVDVRVIAATNKNLEEAVARNEFRADLYYRISVVPLLVPALRERRGDIPLLAAEFLKNFNDENGRTLTFDPSAIEVLMNCDFPGNIRELENCVHRTAIMAAGPSIGRNDFSCCHGQCFAAALWKTRSGNIALQTGPIVPVPVNPATQPAAAARSAAVAVSPAITGQPPLAPAGAAHLNGARIIDCEGVIAAMERCGWVQAKAARLLGLTPRQIGYVLRKYGIEIKRL; encoded by the coding sequence ATGCTAGACTCAGACAATACTCGCGAATCCGAACAGAGTGCCGGGGAGGCGCCGCCATGCTGCACATCGCTTCAGGACGCGACAAGGGCTAGCTCAAAGCCCGAGACGAACAACGCGATCCCCATTGTGCCGTCGCACGAGAGCGCGCTTACCGAGATCTTCGAAATATCGAAAGTACTCACCGCCCCCTCCCGGCTCGAAGTCACGTTGGCCAAGGTCGTCGATCTTCTGCGATCGTTTGTGCAGATGCGGCACGGCATCATTTCTCTCCTCGACGGTGATGGCGAACTGGACATCACCGTAGGCGCCGGCTGGAGCGAGAGCTGCGATGAACGCTGCCGGATGTACGTGCCGCGGAAGGCAATCGACCAGATTGTGACGACGGACACGCCCCTCGTCGCCGAGAACATAGCGGTGCATTCGGCCTTCAGTGCCGCCGACACGGATGGGCTCGGAGCCTCCGACTCCATCCGAGTGTCGTTCATCGGCGTTCCCATTCGCGTCGATGCGAACGTCGTGGGCACGCTGACCATCGACCGCGTGCTGGACAATAGGTCAAGATCTTGGCTCGATTACAACCTCCGTCTGCTACCCGTGATCGCTAACCTGGTGGGACAGACAGTGAAGTTGCATCGCTCGTTCGCGTGCGACCGCGAGCAATCGATGGCGGAGAAGGAGCGGCCGCAAAAGCAATTCGGCGAGCTCAAGCATCCTGCGCGGGAGCGTAAGAAGGGTTTCGTCAAAGGGATGATTGGCGACAGTCCGGCGCTACACAGTCTGCTCGAGAAGGTCGCGGTGGTGGCCGAGGCGAAGATTACGGTTCTGTTGCGAGGCGAATCCGGGACCGGGAAGGAACTGATCGCCAAGGCCATTCACGAGTTGTCGCCGCGTGCCAAGCGGCCCTTCATCAAGCTCAATTGCGCGGCGCTCCCAGAGACAGTCCTGGAATCCGAATTGTTCGGTCATGAGAAGGGTGCCTTCACCAGCGCGTTCAATTCGCGCAAGGGGCGCTTTGAGCTCGCCGACAAGGGGACGTTGTTCCTGGACGAGATCGGCGAGATCTCGGCCTCGTTTCAGGCAAAATTGCTGCGCGTGCTGCAGGAGCAGGAGTTCGAGCGCGTCGGCGGCAACCAGACCATTAAGGTCGATGTTCGCGTCATTGCCGCCACGAACAAAAACCTGGAAGAGGCGGTTGCACGGAACGAGTTCCGCGCTGACCTCTATTATCGCATCAGCGTGGTTCCCTTGCTGGTGCCGGCGTTGCGCGAACGGCGCGGTGATATTCCGCTCCTCGCGGCTGAGTTTCTCAAGAATTTCAACGATGAGAACGGCCGTACGCTGACCTTCGATCCGAGCGCGATTGAGGTACTGATGAACTGTGATTTTCCCGGCAACATTCGCGAGCTCGAAAATTGCGTGCACCGGACAGCGATCATGGCGGCGGGACCATCAATCGGGAGAAACGACTTTTCCTGCTGCCACGGCCAATGCTTTGCGGCGGCCCTGTGGAAGACCAGATCGGGCAATATCGCGCTGCAAACGGGGCCGATCGTGCCGGTGCCAGTGAATCCGGCCACACAGCCGGCTGCGGCCGCCAGGTCTGCCGCCGTGGCAGTCTCGCCAGCGATCACTGGGCAGCCACCGCTAGCGCCTGCCGGCGCAGCCCACTTAAATGGTGCGAGGATCATCGATTGCGAGGGTGTCATTGCGGCCATGGAAAGATGTGGCTGGGTGCAGGCAAAGGCGGCACGCCTGCTTGGACTGACGCCGCGCCAGATTGGCTATGTGCTGAGGAAATACGGCATCGAGATCAAGCGTCTGTGA